Proteins encoded together in one Triticum dicoccoides isolate Atlit2015 ecotype Zavitan chromosome 7B, WEW_v2.0, whole genome shotgun sequence window:
- the LOC119340430 gene encoding protein transport protein Sec61 subunit gamma translates to MDAVDSVVDPLREFAKDSVRLVKRCHKPDRKEFTKVAARTAIGFVVMGFVGFFVKLIFIPINNIIVGSG, encoded by the exons ATGGACGCCGTGGACTCCGTCGTCGACCCCCTCCGCGAGTTCGCCAAGGACAGCGTCCGCCTCGTCAAGCGCTGCCACAAGCCCGACCGCAAGG AGTTCACCAAGGTGGCGGCGCGGACGGCGATCGGGTTCGTCGTCATGGGGTTCGTGGGGTTCTTCGTCAAGCTCATCTTCATTCCCATCAACAACATCATCGTCGGCTCCGGCTAG